One stretch of Magnetococcales bacterium DNA includes these proteins:
- a CDS encoding glycosyltransferase, whose protein sequence is MKLSPQPLRIGLLMDHPSPHMTPFLDALARLPEAAPVVLYLGEKGPGRQWGNAPGELPCLFAKAVSLGAGPPVHPGLTALLRTVRADIWVINTCYTTPATWRVARWLSREGRPWVYMNEPTRPREGWKDAAKAAVLRRLLRGASGLVGMGRQTAERYRPLLPPGCPVGSTPYYCDLSPFLALPEWQAPDSGEVVRFVAMAQLTHRKGYDLLLQALQPLSGRAWRLDIAGDGPLRASLEAAFGAAWPDGRVRFLGNVPFASRQEVFRAGHCFLFPSRWDGWGMALPEAMAAGLPVIASDGVMSAWEFIAEGQNGFKVVAGDVKALAERLAWCVENNGQLAQMGRAAREAVRHHQPDVGARNWVAFLDRVWRGQPRRAVELAETPTWKGLLREETPGKRLRFAVRQSLRSAWLHRGALGREPAPRGHRILVYHAVLREDRERFAQHLQYLSGHYRLTTVSDLLARLDSAEPGPPLLAISFDDGLRVLWENALDPLTRLAIPGTFYIPTGFASLAGEAAAAAEFARRAFYYHQDLLPMGAEEVRQLAAGGHEIGSHGHSHTAFDALSAPALVRELAHSREVLRAWSGQEVRGLAYPYGRVARFAEGLRPAVVEAGYRHGVTLRRGVVSRGGEALLLPREHVEGYWPLAHLRYFLARAGAEEGGATPLGSG, encoded by the coding sequence GTGAAGCTCTCGCCCCAGCCGCTCCGCATCGGGCTGCTGATGGACCATCCGAGCCCGCACATGACCCCCTTTCTCGATGCCCTGGCCCGACTTCCCGAAGCGGCCCCGGTGGTACTCTATCTGGGAGAGAAGGGGCCGGGTCGGCAGTGGGGCAATGCGCCGGGCGAGCTGCCCTGCCTCTTCGCCAAGGCGGTTTCCCTGGGCGCGGGTCCGCCCGTCCATCCCGGTCTGACGGCCCTTTTGCGGACCGTTCGGGCCGATATCTGGGTGATCAATACCTGTTACACCACCCCCGCCACCTGGCGGGTGGCGCGCTGGTTGAGTCGTGAAGGGCGGCCCTGGGTCTACATGAACGAGCCGACCCGGCCTCGGGAAGGCTGGAAGGATGCGGCCAAGGCCGCCGTGCTGCGCCGCCTGTTGCGGGGGGCTTCGGGACTGGTGGGCATGGGTCGGCAGACGGCGGAACGCTATCGCCCGCTGCTGCCTCCGGGATGCCCGGTTGGCTCCACACCCTATTATTGCGACTTGTCGCCCTTTCTGGCCCTGCCGGAGTGGCAAGCGCCCGATTCCGGCGAGGTTGTCCGCTTCGTCGCCATGGCGCAGTTGACCCATCGCAAGGGCTACGACCTTTTGTTGCAGGCCTTGCAACCTCTGTCGGGGCGGGCGTGGCGATTGGACATCGCCGGTGACGGGCCGTTGCGGGCCTCCCTGGAAGCTGCCTTCGGCGCGGCCTGGCCCGATGGCCGGGTGCGGTTTCTGGGCAACGTGCCGTTCGCCTCGCGGCAGGAGGTGTTTCGGGCGGGCCACTGTTTCCTCTTTCCCTCCCGGTGGGACGGCTGGGGCATGGCCCTGCCGGAAGCCATGGCGGCGGGCCTGCCGGTCATCGCTTCCGACGGGGTGATGTCGGCCTGGGAGTTTATCGCCGAGGGCCAAAACGGTTTCAAGGTGGTCGCGGGGGATGTCAAGGCGTTGGCGGAGCGGCTGGCGTGGTGTGTGGAAAACAACGGGCAACTGGCGCAAATGGGCCGTGCCGCGCGGGAGGCGGTGCGCCACCACCAGCCCGATGTCGGGGCGCGCAACTGGGTGGCTTTTCTCGACCGGGTGTGGCGCGGGCAACCCCGACGGGCGGTGGAGCTTGCCGAAACGCCGACCTGGAAAGGGCTGCTCCGCGAGGAAACGCCGGGAAAGCGGCTGCGCTTCGCGGTGCGCCAGTCGCTGCGTTCGGCCTGGCTCCACCGGGGGGCTCTGGGCCGGGAGCCCGCACCCCGAGGCCATCGCATTCTGGTCTATCATGCCGTTCTGCGTGAGGATCGCGAGCGATTTGCCCAACATTTGCAATACCTATCGGGGCACTACCGACTGACCACGGTGAGTGACCTGCTGGCCCGCCTCGACAGCGCGGAGCCGGGGCCGCCGCTGCTGGCCATCAGTTTCGATGACGGCTTGCGGGTGCTTTGGGAAAATGCCCTCGACCCGTTGACCCGATTGGCCATTCCGGGAACCTTTTACATTCCCACCGGCTTTGCCAGCCTTGCCGGAGAGGCCGCTGCCGCAGCGGAATTCGCCCGGCGGGCCTTCTATTATCACCAGGATCTGCTGCCCATGGGTGCGGAGGAGGTGCGGCAACTGGCGGCGGGGGGCCACGAAATCGGCAGTCACGGTCACTCCCACACCGCCTTCGACGCCCTGTCGGCCCCGGCGCTGGTGCGGGAACTGGCTCACTCCCGCGAGGTGTTGCGCGCGTGGAGCGGCCAGGAGGTGCGGGGCCTGGCCTACCCCTATGGTCGCGTGGCCCGGTTTGCCGAGGGGCTGAGGCCGGCGGTGGTCGAGGCGGGCTACCGCCACGGGGTCACGCTGCGGCGCGGGGTGGTGAGTCGGGGAGGCGAGGCCCTGCTGTTGCCTCGGGAGCATGTGGAAGGATACTGGCCTCTGGCGCATCTGCGCTATTTCCTGGCGCGGGCCGGGGCGGAAGAGGGCGGGGCAACGCCCTTGGGGAGTGGCTGA
- a CDS encoding glycosyltransferase: MRVCHVVPSLDPGTGGPAVTVPALCRALAARGVEVTLYATGWPREGVPEEIARRFAGESFALRLFAARRGPLRGRLPWSEVLRRDLLAHLREQPTVVHVHSLWNPLASMVMRDLRLDRRPYLLSSRGMLDPVVLARNAPAKRLWAWAWERANVEQAASLHCTTQAEAEKARRCGWRLPEIVVVPNSVEWAHWQNLPSPQTMRTRYPQLRGREVILFVGRLNWVKNLPVLVRALAVLRRSRPDTLLLLAGPDEEGVGEELERLATELGMAGALVRTGMLDREGLRAAMACADAGALISLKENFGMGAAESLAAGIPVVLSHGVDLGVTLNSAAVRRVEARPEAVAGALQSLLQAGGARGSLGEEARRLAWRQWGETALDPLLAAYAKAGATSGGGVAGGG; encoded by the coding sequence ATGCGGGTTTGCCATGTGGTGCCTTCCCTCGATCCGGGAACCGGGGGGCCTGCGGTAACGGTGCCGGCGTTGTGCCGGGCGCTGGCGGCCCGTGGCGTGGAGGTGACCCTGTATGCCACCGGTTGGCCCCGGGAGGGCGTACCGGAAGAGATCGCGCGGCGCTTTGCCGGGGAGTCCTTCGCCCTGCGGCTGTTTGCCGCGAGGCGGGGGCCGTTGCGGGGGCGGTTGCCCTGGTCCGAGGTCTTGCGGCGCGACTTGCTGGCCCATTTGAGGGAGCAACCAACGGTCGTGCATGTTCACAGCCTGTGGAATCCCCTGGCCTCCATGGTGATGCGGGATCTGCGGCTCGACCGTCGGCCCTATCTGTTGAGCAGTCGCGGCATGCTGGATCCGGTGGTGCTGGCCCGCAACGCTCCGGCCAAACGCTTGTGGGCCTGGGCCTGGGAGCGGGCCAACGTGGAGCAGGCGGCGAGCCTGCACTGCACCACGCAGGCGGAGGCCGAAAAGGCCCGGCGTTGCGGCTGGCGTCTGCCGGAGATCGTGGTGGTGCCCAACAGCGTCGAATGGGCCCACTGGCAGAACCTGCCCTCCCCGCAGACGATGCGGACCCGTTATCCGCAACTGCGGGGCCGGGAGGTCATCCTCTTCGTGGGAAGACTGAACTGGGTGAAGAATCTGCCCGTTCTGGTGCGTGCGCTGGCGGTGTTGCGGCGTTCGAGGCCGGATACCCTGCTGCTGCTGGCGGGGCCGGACGAGGAGGGGGTGGGTGAGGAGTTGGAACGGCTGGCGACGGAACTGGGCATGGCCGGAGCCCTGGTGCGCACCGGGATGCTGGATCGGGAGGGATTGCGCGCCGCAATGGCGTGTGCCGATGCCGGGGCCCTGATCTCCCTCAAGGAGAACTTCGGCATGGGGGCTGCGGAGAGTCTGGCGGCGGGGATACCGGTCGTTTTGAGCCACGGGGTGGATCTGGGCGTGACGCTGAATTCTGCGGCGGTGAGGCGGGTGGAGGCCCGGCCCGAGGCGGTGGCGGGAGCGTTGCAGAGCCTTCTGCAGGCGGGGGGCGCTCGGGGGTCACTGGGGGAGGAGGCGCGTCGTCTGGCCTGGCGGCAGTGGGGGGAGACCGCGCTGGATCCCTTGCTGGCCGCTTACGCCAAGGCGGGTGCGACATCGGGGGGAGGGGTCGCCGGGGGTGGATAA
- a CDS encoding glycosyltransferase family 2 protein — MDKLPITAIVPCRNEAANIVACLASLSPAARVVVVDSASSDATPVLAREAGAEVIDFSYEGGYPKKRQWVLDHLPLATPWVLLVDADERIPQALWDEIRENLANPSVPQAFLIVKGFHFLGRRFRFGGFSHAAVLLFRRGSARFEHILDEPASAPDMEIHERLVVQGDIGVLKAPLIHQDFKGLQAYLERHNHYSTWEAAVRHRFLTTGRWGEETISPRLFGNTQERRRFLKAIAVRIPLEPLWWFLYHYVARLGFLEGRAGLIASLIRAGYIFQVRAKLYELGRPRS; from the coding sequence ATGGATAAATTGCCGATTACGGCCATCGTGCCGTGCCGCAACGAGGCCGCCAACATCGTCGCCTGTCTGGCTTCCCTGTCGCCTGCGGCGCGGGTGGTGGTGGTTGACTCCGCCAGCAGTGACGCCACCCCGGTTCTGGCCCGAGAGGCGGGGGCCGAGGTGATCGATTTTTCTTACGAAGGTGGCTATCCCAAGAAGCGGCAGTGGGTGCTGGACCACCTGCCCCTGGCCACCCCCTGGGTGTTGCTGGTGGATGCGGACGAACGCATTCCCCAGGCGCTGTGGGACGAAATCCGCGAGAACCTGGCCAATCCCTCGGTTCCCCAGGCCTTTCTGATCGTGAAGGGCTTTCATTTCCTGGGGCGGCGTTTCCGCTTCGGGGGGTTTTCCCACGCGGCGGTTTTGCTGTTCCGTCGGGGCAGCGCCCGCTTCGAACACATTCTGGACGAACCGGCTTCGGCTCCCGATATGGAGATTCACGAACGGCTGGTGGTGCAGGGCGACATCGGAGTCCTGAAGGCCCCGTTGATCCACCAGGATTTCAAGGGATTGCAGGCCTATCTGGAGCGTCACAACCACTATTCCACCTGGGAAGCCGCCGTGCGGCACCGCTTTCTGACCACCGGGCGCTGGGGCGAAGAGACCATCTCGCCGCGCCTGTTCGGCAACACCCAGGAGCGGCGTCGTTTTCTCAAAGCCATCGCGGTGCGCATTCCGCTGGAACCCCTCTGGTGGTTCCTTTACCATTACGTGGCGCGTCTGGGTTTTCTGGAAGGCCGGGCTGGTTTGATCGCCAGTCTGATCCGCGCGGGCTATATCTTTCAGGTTCGCGCCAAACTGTACGAATTGGGACGCCCCCGCTCATGA
- a CDS encoding methyltransferase domain-containing protein yields MIHQSLKDLYYLFFLPVSRGLLPFYRWHYRRFRAHLDRLHLGCGEHYLDGFVNLDGNFRRGVDYLCDVRAGLPFPSGRLRFIYSCHMLEHLHVDEACRVLAECRRVLHPEGRMRLTLPDFRHALAILQGGATSSFPRGFVCAEGMAINFLFCDGQHKYAYGAESLRELALQVGFSRVEVAELHRSPEVGDFTEPVGSFSVHLYP; encoded by the coding sequence ATGATTCACCAGAGCCTGAAGGATCTCTACTACCTCTTTTTCCTTCCGGTTTCCCGGGGGTTGCTGCCCTTCTACCGCTGGCACTACCGGCGTTTCCGCGCCCACCTCGACCGGCTGCATCTGGGCTGCGGGGAGCATTATCTGGACGGGTTCGTCAATCTGGACGGCAATTTTCGCCGAGGGGTGGACTATCTCTGCGATGTCCGGGCGGGTTTGCCCTTTCCTTCGGGTCGTCTGCGCTTCATCTACTCCTGCCACATGCTGGAACATCTGCATGTCGACGAGGCCTGCCGGGTGCTGGCGGAGTGTCGCCGGGTGCTGCACCCGGAGGGGCGCATGCGCCTGACCCTGCCCGATTTCCGCCATGCCCTCGCCATTCTGCAAGGGGGGGCGACCTCCAGCTTCCCTCGGGGGTTTGTCTGCGCCGAAGGCATGGCCATCAATTTTCTCTTCTGCGACGGGCAGCACAAGTATGCCTACGGGGCCGAATCCCTGCGGGAGCTGGCCTTGCAGGTGGGTTTTTCCCGGGTCGAGGTGGCGGAATTGCACCGTTCACCGGAGGTGGGTGACTTCACCGAGCCGGTGGGTAGCTTCAGTGTTCATTTGTATCCTTGA
- a CDS encoding NAD-dependent epimerase/dehydratase family protein, whose protein sequence is MKTALVCGAGGFIGHHLVRRLKREGFWVRGVDLKLPEFSPSDADDFVVGDLRDPVLCRNVTDRPFDEVYQLAADMGGAGYVFVGEHDAAIMHNSATINLNMAEAARLSGVQRLFYSSSACIYPLRNQMDPNNPLCAEDSAYPADPDSEYGWEKLFSERLFLSYHRNYGLPVRIARYHNIFGEEGAWTGGREKSPAAICRKVAAASDGGEIEIWGSGEQTRSFLYIQECLEATIRLTRSDFTGPVNIGSEEMVSINQMARMVMGIAGKQLSLRHIEGPLGVKGRNSDNRLIAARLGWAPSRPLVEGMSITYHWIAGQLAGKGL, encoded by the coding sequence ATGAAAACCGCTTTGGTCTGTGGCGCCGGGGGCTTTATCGGGCATCACCTGGTGCGTCGTTTGAAACGGGAGGGTTTTTGGGTCCGGGGGGTGGATCTGAAGCTTCCCGAATTCAGCCCGAGCGACGCCGACGACTTCGTGGTGGGTGATCTGCGGGATCCCGTCCTGTGCCGCAACGTGACCGACCGGCCTTTCGACGAGGTCTATCAACTGGCCGCCGACATGGGCGGGGCGGGATACGTCTTCGTCGGGGAACACGACGCCGCCATCATGCACAACTCGGCCACCATCAACCTCAACATGGCCGAAGCCGCCCGTCTGAGCGGGGTGCAACGGCTCTTCTACTCCTCCTCCGCCTGCATCTATCCGCTGCGCAACCAGATGGATCCCAACAATCCCCTCTGCGCGGAAGATTCGGCCTATCCCGCCGATCCGGACAGCGAATACGGCTGGGAGAAGCTCTTCAGCGAACGGCTCTTCCTCTCCTATCACCGCAATTACGGTTTGCCGGTGCGCATTGCCCGTTACCACAACATCTTCGGCGAGGAGGGGGCCTGGACCGGGGGGCGGGAGAAGTCCCCCGCCGCCATCTGCCGCAAAGTCGCCGCCGCGAGCGACGGCGGGGAGATCGAGATCTGGGGCAGCGGCGAGCAGACCCGCTCCTTCCTCTATATCCAGGAGTGTCTTGAAGCCACCATTCGCCTGACCCGCTCCGATTTCACCGGTCCGGTGAACATCGGCTCCGAGGAGATGGTCTCCATCAACCAGATGGCCCGCATGGTGATGGGTATCGCCGGCAAGCAGCTCTCCCTGCGCCACATCGAGGGTCCGTTGGGCGTCAAGGGGCGCAACTCCGACAACCGGCTCATCGCCGCCCGTCTGGGCTGGGCTCCCAGTCGTCCGCTGGTGGAGGGCATGTCCATCACCTATCACTGGATTGCCGGCCAGTTGGCGGGAAAAGGGCTCTGA
- a CDS encoding glycosyltransferase family 4 protein — MPPFRDADGAAPIGERVYLYYHFFYPDEVVSARHFGDLAEGLAQRGWQVTVFTSNRYCRRRGAIEKRRERWRGVEIVRLWRPGLDQSRHLSRLINAVWIMAAWLWATWRAGAPRAFLVGTDPQFSQLLFPGLKGLFPRSHLLHWCFDLYPEALLADAPDGALARLAKVVQGVMGWFYRRVDHLVDLGPCMRRRLARYGHGAAVETITPWALVEPEELPRPDAEVRRALFGEARLVLLYSGNLGRAHEFNLFLDLAALLEEGVVMAFGCSGSRVEELRAAMASRKLANVRLLPFAAEAELEGRLAAADIHLLSLRPDWDGVVVPSKFFGSLAVGRPVVYHGSRESAVGIWVEQHALGFVLNPDNVVETANRLNALAHCPEELYGMSRRAFSTYRQAFSKAAMLERWHTIVADGARPSG, encoded by the coding sequence GTGCCTCCTTTCCGGGATGCCGACGGCGCGGCCCCGATCGGGGAGCGGGTCTATCTGTATTACCACTTCTTCTATCCGGATGAAGTGGTCAGCGCCCGCCACTTCGGGGATCTGGCAGAGGGCCTGGCGCAACGGGGCTGGCAGGTCACGGTTTTCACCAGCAACCGCTACTGCCGACGCCGTGGCGCAATCGAAAAACGCCGGGAGAGGTGGCGCGGGGTGGAGATCGTCCGGCTCTGGCGTCCCGGATTGGATCAGAGTCGCCACCTCTCCCGGTTGATCAACGCCGTGTGGATCATGGCCGCCTGGCTGTGGGCCACCTGGCGGGCCGGAGCGCCGCGAGCCTTTCTGGTGGGAACGGATCCGCAGTTTTCCCAACTGTTGTTTCCCGGCTTGAAAGGTTTGTTTCCCCGCAGTCACCTGTTGCACTGGTGTTTCGATCTCTATCCGGAGGCGTTGCTGGCCGATGCTCCGGATGGCGCCCTGGCCCGACTGGCCAAGGTTGTTCAGGGTGTGATGGGCTGGTTTTACCGCCGGGTGGATCACCTGGTGGATCTCGGGCCCTGCATGCGCCGCCGACTGGCCCGTTATGGCCATGGAGCCGCCGTGGAGACCATCACCCCCTGGGCTCTGGTGGAGCCGGAGGAGCTGCCCCGCCCCGATGCGGAGGTTCGCCGCGCCCTCTTCGGCGAGGCCCGGCTGGTGCTGCTCTACTCGGGAAACCTGGGGCGGGCCCACGAGTTCAATCTCTTTCTGGACCTGGCCGCCTTGCTGGAGGAGGGGGTGGTCATGGCTTTCGGTTGCAGCGGCAGCCGGGTCGAGGAGTTGCGTGCGGCTATGGCTTCCCGGAAGTTGGCCAACGTGCGCTTGCTGCCCTTCGCCGCCGAGGCGGAACTGGAGGGGCGGCTGGCGGCGGCGGATATCCATCTGCTGAGTTTGCGCCCGGATTGGGACGGGGTGGTGGTGCCCTCCAAATTTTTCGGCTCCCTGGCGGTGGGTCGACCGGTGGTTTATCACGGCTCCAGGGAATCCGCAGTGGGCATCTGGGTCGAACAACACGCTTTGGGTTTTGTCCTGAACCCGGATAATGTGGTGGAAACGGCCAATCGGTTGAATGCGCTGGCACATTGTCCCGAAGAACTCTATGGTATGAGTCGTCGGGCCTTTTCGACCTATCGGCAGGCCTTTTCCAAAGCCGCCATGCTGGAGAGGTGGCATACCATCGTGGCGGACGGGGCGAGGCCCTCCGGCTAG
- a CDS encoding YdcF family protein, translating into MSMLFLSKLLPLLFAPLGIALLLGLWALLALIHAQYRRSALGFGLVWLALWLMATPAVNQWLRQPLEWRHLPVAVEESPSAQAIVVLGGAVSGQEFPRKSLDLSAQADRLFHAARLFKAGKAPVVVATGGFLPWDNFRRPEAEAMALVLRELGVPGEAILLENRSANTWENARRTKALLDPLGLNRILLVTSALHMERASRTFRHLGFEVIVSTTDVETVSRKTAWPFRFLPDATVLASSTSALKEMAGLLYYRARGWLS; encoded by the coding sequence ATGTCGATGCTCTTTTTATCCAAGCTCCTGCCGCTTCTGTTCGCCCCCCTCGGGATTGCTCTGCTGCTGGGGTTGTGGGCCCTGCTGGCCCTGATCCATGCCCAATACCGCCGTAGCGCCTTGGGGTTTGGTCTGGTTTGGCTCGCTTTGTGGCTGATGGCCACCCCCGCCGTCAACCAATGGCTGCGGCAGCCACTGGAATGGCGGCATCTGCCGGTCGCGGTGGAGGAGAGTCCTTCCGCCCAGGCCATCGTGGTGCTGGGAGGAGCGGTCTCCGGCCAGGAGTTCCCCCGCAAGAGTCTCGATCTCTCCGCCCAGGCGGACCGGCTGTTTCACGCCGCCCGGCTCTTCAAAGCCGGTAAGGCTCCGGTTGTCGTGGCCACCGGGGGCTTTTTGCCCTGGGACAACTTCCGTCGCCCGGAAGCGGAAGCCATGGCCCTGGTGTTGCGGGAGCTGGGGGTGCCCGGCGAGGCCATTCTTCTGGAAAACCGCAGCGCCAATACCTGGGAGAACGCCCGGCGCACCAAGGCCCTGCTCGATCCCCTGGGTTTGAATCGCATCCTCCTGGTGACCTCCGCCCTGCACATGGAGCGTGCTTCGCGCACCTTCCGCCATCTGGGTTTCGAGGTCATCGTCTCCACCACGGATGTGGAAACGGTTTCGCGAAAAACCGCCTGGCCCTTCCGCTTCCTGCCCGATGCCACGGTTCTGGCCTCCTCCACCTCAGCTCTCAAGGAGATGGCCGGTCTGCTCTACTATCGGGCCAGAGGGTGGTTGTCCTGA
- a CDS encoding undecaprenyl/decaprenyl-phosphate alpha-N-acetylglucosaminyl 1-phosphate transferase, producing MIPVSSLLLAVGGSALFLWLLLPMASRMGLVDRPDARKIHDREVPLVGGLALFLGFTLAMTGFEAAPDPFRAMLLAMALLVSIGVIDDRRGVSPRIRFGVQIVAALLMTSWGQVSVGHLGNLMGWGAIELGGWAAPFTVICVVGVINAFNMSDGLDGLAGGQALLSFGMLCFLAVLAGHAAEGWILAFLMLTLLPFLWLNARGPWRDRALVFMGDAGSTCLGFALAWFTVQLSQGEARAFQPVTALWLVAVPLIDMFGVFFRRLARGEKPFEPDNRHLHHLLLKRCGSVSRTCLILWAASLACGFFGMAGMWSGIPEYMMFYGILALFVAYLVWSSNEWNRMAKVER from the coding sequence ATGATCCCAGTCAGCAGCCTGCTACTTGCCGTGGGGGGTTCGGCCCTGTTCCTTTGGCTGTTGCTGCCCATGGCCTCGCGCATGGGTCTGGTCGACCGTCCGGATGCCCGCAAAATCCATGACCGGGAGGTTCCCCTGGTGGGCGGACTCGCCCTGTTCCTGGGCTTCACCCTGGCCATGACCGGCTTCGAGGCGGCGCCGGATCCCTTCCGGGCCATGCTGCTGGCCATGGCCTTGCTGGTGAGTATCGGGGTGATCGACGACCGGCGCGGTGTCTCCCCACGGATCCGCTTCGGCGTGCAGATTGTGGCCGCCCTGCTCATGACCTCCTGGGGACAGGTCTCGGTCGGCCATCTGGGAAACCTGATGGGCTGGGGCGCGATCGAACTCGGGGGTTGGGCCGCGCCTTTTACGGTGATCTGTGTGGTGGGCGTCATCAACGCCTTCAATATGTCCGACGGACTCGACGGACTGGCCGGGGGACAGGCCCTGCTCTCCTTCGGCATGCTCTGTTTTCTGGCCGTATTGGCCGGCCACGCTGCCGAAGGGTGGATTCTGGCCTTTCTGATGCTGACGCTGCTGCCCTTTCTCTGGCTCAACGCCCGCGGCCCGTGGCGGGATCGGGCGCTGGTCTTCATGGGGGATGCCGGCTCGACCTGTCTGGGCTTTGCTTTGGCCTGGTTCACCGTGCAGCTCTCCCAGGGGGAAGCGCGGGCTTTTCAGCCGGTGACGGCGCTTTGGTTGGTGGCGGTGCCCCTGATCGATATGTTCGGAGTCTTCTTCCGCCGTCTGGCTCGGGGTGAGAAGCCCTTCGAACCCGACAACCGGCACCTGCACCACCTGCTGCTGAAACGGTGTGGCAGCGTATCCCGGACCTGCCTGATCCTGTGGGCGGCCTCCCTGGCCTGTGGATTCTTCGGTATGGCCGGCATGTGGAGCGGTATTCCGGAGTACATGATGTTCTATGGCATCCTGGCTCTTTTTGTCGCGTATCTGGTTTGGAGCAGCAACGAATGGAATCGCATGGCAAAGGTGGAACGATGA
- a CDS encoding SPOR domain-containing protein, giving the protein MNRTGLAWATPLGLGRLLLRHVPAAGHPAFWSSGLLICFLTILSVSGPGWGRSGDKDPAFLINAFFSNQYNRGHGTLWNTATVVKALPMRTDGALGFFVLDVLLVAPGRHQVAVEITDTTHHRLAEMVFDEVDTGQEESVFTAAVGLEGNSLGTGRLFFKVFDRRKGEQPRLLGTSSILLMDPVAGEQAGMSARFDFPQAPFAQTQPRTGNLSGEKTPVTPERVKEAERQAGQLTEKVGEEHSVDLVDVGLPTELEQAQKVVARLKEGGVEAFVQAMARAGETRFQVVAGPFFLDEMVSARKRIRELAGMDVPLSEHAVGTEIAKVVEVSVPAMAEEKPREVRPAEKPPAAPPEKKSPVTEKSPTPAVPVSESPKPAVGKRPAVKPVAEVAAEAPEPPVPAAPVSNKPARVPPALVAAWPREEGAAKAYLQLGSFGQMESIASVSGQIPQWQDRLQVEVVEEREKRFFRLLAGPFATPEEAGTAQQELAARLRINPFVVNRVPGALKPLSSMPREQSLRAGPASSATEAPARVTPVVKEPVPAPAKEVAGQSYVIHGGVFHVPGSAGGMLNRVSQLGFTGYLRPLSREETAATVVCVGPFPELAAAKEAQATLAEKLGLSSARVETVPAPSGAHQVCAPPKW; this is encoded by the coding sequence ATGAACCGGACCGGGTTGGCTTGGGCCACGCCGCTGGGATTGGGCAGGTTGCTCCTGAGGCACGTTCCTGCCGCCGGACACCCGGCCTTCTGGTCTTCCGGCCTGCTGATCTGCTTTCTGACCATACTGAGTGTTTCGGGCCCCGGATGGGGACGCAGTGGGGACAAGGATCCCGCCTTTTTGATCAACGCCTTTTTTTCCAATCAATACAATCGGGGCCACGGCACCTTGTGGAATACGGCCACCGTGGTCAAAGCCCTGCCGATGAGAACCGACGGGGCGCTGGGATTCTTCGTGCTGGATGTTCTGCTCGTCGCGCCGGGACGGCATCAGGTAGCGGTGGAAATCACCGATACCACCCATCACCGCCTGGCGGAAATGGTTTTCGACGAGGTGGATACCGGCCAGGAGGAGTCCGTTTTTACGGCGGCGGTCGGTTTGGAGGGTAATTCACTCGGCACCGGTCGCCTTTTCTTCAAGGTCTTCGACCGCCGCAAGGGGGAACAGCCTCGTTTGCTGGGCACCAGCAGCATCCTGCTGATGGATCCTGTTGCCGGGGAACAGGCCGGGATGAGTGCCCGATTCGATTTTCCCCAGGCGCCCTTCGCCCAAACCCAACCCCGAACCGGTAACCTCTCCGGCGAAAAAACCCCGGTGACGCCGGAACGTGTCAAGGAAGCGGAGCGTCAGGCCGGGCAATTGACGGAAAAGGTGGGGGAAGAGCATTCGGTCGATCTGGTGGACGTGGGGCTCCCCACGGAGTTGGAGCAGGCCCAGAAAGTGGTGGCCCGACTGAAGGAGGGGGGGGTGGAAGCCTTCGTTCAGGCCATGGCCCGAGCCGGAGAGACCCGATTCCAGGTTGTTGCCGGACCCTTTTTCCTGGATGAGATGGTCTCCGCCCGGAAACGTATCCGTGAATTGGCGGGTATGGACGTGCCCTTGTCGGAACATGCCGTCGGAACGGAAATCGCCAAGGTGGTCGAGGTATCCGTTCCGGCCATGGCGGAGGAGAAGCCCAGGGAGGTCCGTCCCGCGGAGAAACCTCCCGCCGCACCGCCGGAGAAGAAGTCACCCGTAACGGAAAAATCCCCAACCCCGGCGGTGCCGGTCTCCGAGTCTCCCAAACCGGCGGTCGGGAAGAGACCGGCAGTCAAACCCGTGGCCGAAGTTGCGGCGGAAGCCCCGGAACCGCCGGTTCCCGCCGCGCCGGTTTCGAACAAGCCGGCACGGGTGCCCCCCGCCCTGGTGGCAGCTTGGCCACGGGAGGAGGGAGCCGCCAAGGCCTACCTGCAACTGGGTTCCTTCGGTCAGATGGAGTCGATCGCCTCGGTAAGCGGGCAGATTCCCCAGTGGCAGGATAGGTTGCAGGTGGAAGTGGTGGAAGAGCGGGAAAAGCGCTTCTTCCGGCTTCTGGCCGGCCCCTTTGCCACCCCCGAGGAGGCTGGCACGGCGCAACAGGAGTTGGCGGCACGCCTTCGCATCAACCCCTTCGTGGTCAACCGTGTCCCCGGCGCCCTGAAACCGTTGTCCTCCATGCCCCGGGAGCAGAGCCTGCGGGCTGGACCGGCTTCCTCCGCCACCGAAGCTCCCGCCAGGGTGACTCCGGTGGTGAAAGAGCCCGTTCCGGCTCCGGCCAAAGAGGTGGCCGGGCAATCCTACGTTATTCACGGCGGGGTCTTTCATGTGCCGGGATCGGCGGGCGGCATGCTGAACCGCGTTTCGCAACTGGGGTTCACGGGATATTTGCGTCCGCTGAGTCGGGAAGAGACCGCCGCCACGGTAGTCTGTGTCGGGCCGTTCCCGGAGTTGGCGGCGGCGAAGGAGGCCCAGGCCACTCTGGCCGAGAAATTGGGTCTGAGCAGCGCCCGGGTGGAGACGGTTCCCGCTCCGTCGGGGGCGCACCAGGTTTGCGCACCGCCGAAATGGTAA